TATGTTGCAGCGGCACCTTCTAGCCACCATCTTACATTAAAGTGGGgatgaggggggggggtgaccgTTCACAAACACACTGAGCATGCGCAGCTGGCCCGCTCCTGGGGGAATATGGGTAATGTAGTTTACGGCTAACATGCCCCACTAAAGTTAATTAAACCCTGTGCTGTATGTTCTCTGTATGCAAGGTGGGATCGAGAAAGCAGGCTTGGCAAGAGGAATGGAGGACCACGTTAGATAAAGCCCACTGTCGTTCAATTCTGTCAATATGTGTATCGGGTCTTAATCATTTAGGACTACTGATCCCGTCATGCTCTTCTGGATAAAGAACGTCGTTGCGCTAAAGATGAACCGGAAATGGGAAGTGATTACTTTCCGATGTCAGTGATTCGTGGAGAACTTTGGGAAATGTAGTACAATCTTTGCCCCCCTACTTAATACTAAAAATCAAAACAACGAGAAAAAAACAGcatatataattacaaatacacacaataaaaacattattattttgcctTTTTCACAATTCccaataggtgtgtgtgtgtgtgtgtgtgtgtgtttgaaggtGGAGTGGATGATGCACcactaatacataaataaaaagtacatgCATTCCAGTTCTGAAAAACTATATTTTCATTTGTGCCACATTTTGCTTTAAATATCTGCTCTCAGAGTGGCCTGTACTCCATCTTAagcataaaacacattttggttTGAGTTCCTATTCAGAATTATATGTATGCTTCTTTGGGAACGTGTAAAGCTCACTGTGCAGTCTTGCAAGgaataataatgttatattttcttttctaaGGAAGATTCAATTCTTCTTGTATCATCTCCCCTCTTTGGTATATTCTTTTTTAGGTGAACCCATGGTTTTGAACACCAATGTACATTACGGTACACAGAATCACTTTCAAGGAAGCTACAGTAGATGGAGACATATCCTACTTAAACATGTTTGGCTACTGGAATAATTCTCAATTCCTTGTGTGAGATTCAGTCCTTATGTCTCCACATCCACATTGCTCCTGCAAAATCCTCTATTTCATATTGCAGAagcttttttttatcattttttatcATTTCAGTTCTAGTTTCTCCATTTTCAGTAATGATTCTGTTCTAGCCAGGTGTGTACatgaatttaaacaaaatatggGGAAATGGTGGAAGATCACTGTATAGATTTCAACCTAATGCATAGTTTAATATCAGGGAACAGGAGGACAGCAAATgctaatatacatttttcagctGAGGTTATGAtggtgagagaaaaaaatatctaCATATCCCAAAATTCTTCTGACAGGATATATGAACTGAAATAATAAGTCTGATAGGCAGGTTTAAAGTAGGTTACACAAACAATGTTATACAAACAATCGGTAACCTCCATATTTATTGGCACCTTTGATAAAGATGAGCAAAAAaggatgtataaaataaacaacacaggtAATGAGCTACATTTAATGCTCAATAATATGgtaaacaatattattttataccaaTGTAATTGCTcagagaaaatgtttatttttaacaatatattttttctacaaTAAAAAGTCCAAATGATTGGCACCCCTAAAGAttcttataaataaaatctaaactaaattaaatttgtattaaCATTCTAGTTTTTTAAGTACATCTCAGTCTTAAGGTACTGTATTGTGGCCTTCCATGGCATATAAAAATGAGGTAACACACTTGTACAGGGAAAGACAAATAAACCTAAATAAACACTATTAGGGCAATTACCAGTGGAAAGGATGGTAAACCTGCCTAGTAGATGACACAAGCGAATCTTGCCTGTATGCACAGATCTACAATTAAACGCCACCTCCATGCCAATAACCCTATTTGAAAGGGTTGCCAGAATAAAGCCTTTATTGAGCGCAACCAACACATGTAAGTGCCTAGAGATTACTTGGCACTTGGGTTTGGCATCGATAGAAAGATGTGTATGCAGAGAAGAACCTCATACCTACTGTAAAATATGGTGGTGGGTCTTTAATGTTATGGGGCTGTTTTCTTCTACTGGTCCTGTAGCCCTTGTTAAGGTCAACGGCATCATAAATTCTACCAAGAATCTGAACGTTTTAGACAAAAACATGGTTGTATTTTGGCAGAAGGCTGAAACTTGGCCACAAGACAATGTCTCCAAGCAAACATCAAAATCCACAAAGAAAAGGTGAATTGACCACAAAATCAACATTTCCCAATGGCCATCCAAGTCTCCGGACATGAATCCCATCGAAAACCTGTAGTTTGAATTGAAGAGGGCAGTCCATAAGTGCAGACCAAAGGATATTAAGAATCTGGAAAGTTCTGAATGGGAGAAATTTATAGAAAAAGGCTTAGTGCCATTATACTGTCAAGGGGAGGGTGCACAAAGTACTGAAAAAAGGGGGGCAATAATTGTGACACTTAATTTATTTGGAAATGAAtgtgtaattttgtttaattctcGTGAATCATTAATAAAGTATAATATATTCCTTATGTTGGAACATTACAATATAGCTCATTACCTGTGTTGTTAATTTAATACAGGCTTTTTTGATCAATATcaaagggtgccaataattTTGGAGATGACTGTATTTAAATGAAATCAAGTTTGCAGAAAAACTTAAACATTCCTTAAACAGTATGTACATACCTACATGTCATTTTCTAAATGTATAGGtggtattttcagaaaatgaatgaataaataaatcaaaatagtcAATGTTTTCTGAAAATTGTATTCATATGACTTTGTAGAAAACATCACATTTATTCTGAAATTGGGTCATTACAGACTGAAAATCAGAACAAGGGCAAAAAAACCAAGGTCAATTGATTCAACATATACTGAATATCAGCaaaaatattttagatttaatcccCAAAGCTTTTATATGGAAGTAGCACATGATTTTCCAATAACTGAGTAACATCTAATatcttgtgttgtttaaaatataaatggtctGTGAATGATGAAATGTGGATACATCACACAACTAGTTACATAattagataataataatcagaaaacACAATTGACACATGACGTTAATCTGCAGATAGTGAATAATCTATTCATTGAATACCAGGAGAGAACAGGAGTCTATTATGGCTTTTGACACATCCTTCAAAATGATGTGTTTATCAGCTGTTTTCAGCGTGGACTTCAAGCTGGCCCAGAAGAGCAGCTGTTTCCTCTCCTCCTTTGGCCATTCCAGGTAGGTCTGCTTCCCAAGCAGAGTCCTTAGCTTCAGGAACTTCTTGGGGAGGGAGTCTGTGGGAATGGGCTCCAGCAGAATGAAGACCAGTGAGTTCTGCTGGACACTGATAGCTCTGTGTTGGGCAAAGAAGAGCTCGTAGTTACACCACTCACTTCTGACAAAGTTCTGGGAGAGAACAAAAAGCGTCTTGTAGCTACACTCCACAGAGTTGATGATGTTGTCTATAATCCAGTCCCCTGGTACAAAATCCCGCTCATGAATGCAAAGACTAAAGGCTTCATTCTCCAGGTTGGTTACCAGCTGGCTGTGAACCCAGGCGGAGTCTTCCTGACTGTAGGAGATGAAGGCGTGGTAATGGAAAGTTGCTTTCCCCAATCTTTTTGCTCCCCGGTAGCTTCTACGTTTGACTCGTATCCATACCCACAACATCTTGAGGTACCAGGCTCCATCACAACAATAGAATGCCAAGCTGAAGACCACAACAATGGCGAAAGTAACAGGTATTGCCACACTACTTTGCAGCCACATATCACAAGATATTCTTTCTGGATGAAAGTCTGTTAGTAATTTTGCAGCTAAATCCGGAGGGGAGCTACAGGTGTAGCCTGTTGGCCAATCAAGCAGCAGAGTTTTATCAAAAGCAGTCACAAACCAATACAAATCACAGGTGCAGCTAAATGGGTTATTGCCAATTTGAAGTTGCATCAGTGCACTTAGATATTTTAATGATCCCTGACTGATAACATTGATGTTATTCTGGTCTACATACAGAACCTCTAATCTGGGGGCCCACTGGTCTGGAGGCAGAACTCTTAAACTGTTGGAGCTTAAGAAGAGGTGTGTTAAATTAGGCAGCATTAAAAGTGCCTCCGGGTTAATGGCTGTAACACCTGTCTTAGAAAGATCAAGGTGTCTAAAATGAGGAGATAGGTAGTTAAAAACAGAGTCACCCAGATTATTGTTGCTTAGATTAAGGGCAGTTAGGTGAGAAGGCCAATCACATTCATCTCCAAGATTAATAGAGTTGAAACTCAGATCCAGTGTTTCTAGTAACTTCATCTCCTTTGTTTTTTTAGAGATAAAGGCCAGATTTGTGAACTTATTTGTGCTGAGTGAAAGGTGCTTCAGGGCTGGGAAAACATGTGTGTATGAACAAGTAGGCCACCAAAAGCCAAAATCATCTAGAAGGTTGTTGGACAAGTCTAAGACTTCCAGTGGTGGTATAGCAGAGATTAAGTTGCAAGGGGAAATATTCATTCCAGTGCCAGAAAATTTCAAGTAAGCCATTTGTGAAAATAAActtacattcaaataaatattgggATAATTGTACTGGTAATGGAGAACATGATTAAATATTACTGATCTCAGTCTGGCTGTATGATTGACTCCTGAACTTCCATTAAACCAAACTCCTTCAAGAGTATCTTGGGTGTATGTAATGTTCAAAAATGCAACCACTTGAACTGGAGACTTATATACGTTCAACACAATATTATTCATAAAAGAACTATTGATCCAGGTGTTTACAAAAGTGATATTGCTCAAAAGTCTCACATCTTTCAACCCTTCCAATGGGTCAAtggagatattgcaaaactCAGGAAGAAACTTTACTAATTTTAAACTTTCAATCACTACTCTACCCAGATCCTTcagaatattttgaaatattctCAGCTGTTTACAAAAGTTCATTATGAGTGTTAGTTCCTCTACTGACTTGAGTTGAGCAAAAGAACCAGATTCATAGTTTTGTAACTCTGAACCATCCCCCAAAGTCAattgctttaaatatatatcctGCAATGGGGCAAAATCATTTACATGTATTGACCTTGCATGTGGGCTTCCAAGTGTGAGAGACCTCAGGCGCCGAAGATTTCTAAAAGAGTTTCTAAGTGTATAACTTTCATACATATTGTTGGATATGTCAAGAACCCGAATGTGAGGTAAAGCCAAGTCTGGGATGATCTTTAAAGAATTGTAGGAAATGTTTAGAACTTGTATCTTTGTATTATTCAGGAAAGCTTCTGGTGATATGTATTCAAGGCTGTTGTAAGAAAATTGCAGGATACAAAGGTCGTATAAAGCAGCCAAGTCTCCACTGCTGAGTCCTGTGATTTTGTTGTGGGAGAGGTCCAGGTATTGTATGTTTCCAGAGAGGCCAGGTGGTATTCTAGTGAGATTCTGGAAAGAAAGATCCTTTCTTTGCTGTGCTACAATAATGCACACTTCAAAATCAGCATTTTCTCTTTCTGCACTCATCCCTTCCACTCCCAAAGCCAGTGAACATAGGGTTGCAACTACCAAAAGGCATGGAGATAACCTgcaatacaatatattacaagcaattttatatatgtatatattttctacATGCCAAATGACATCGGATACATATTAAAAGTAATAAACAGAGCTAGATATAATCATGTCCATATGATAATATAAGTTGTGCTACATCTAcattcataaaaacaaatataacaaaaaGCATTTATATTTCCTAATACTTAAATATTCCCTCTCAATGATAATTCCTCACAATACACATACTAAACAAGAAACATTTCCTTTAGCAAATCCTTTAgctgcacatttttaaaaaccctTTGAGAAAACAACCTTTGGCAAACAGCTTAGCTAATAAAGTTAATAATTTACATATCTTACATGTACTATacagttttattgtttaataCTAAACTGTCAATGAAGGGAATACCAAGCCCAATCAGAATGACAATCTCAGAAAAATGTatctatattaaatatatatatatatatatatatatatatatatatatatatatatatatatatatatataatgcaagcATACATAATTAAATTACCTAGGTGATAGTTCTTCCATTTCTCAGATATTGGAATCGGTTGTATTCTGTAGTTTTATTCCAAAAGAAATAATTCAAGTAAACTGATTTAGCCAAGCTATTTCTGACAAGCAAAATGTTTTCTGGCAGTCAGTAGCTgcaatctgttttgttttgtatcacttgccacaaaaaaggaaatcacccccccccgccccaccccccacccccccgtaCCAAACAGTTAGAATTCAGGATCTTCCTCAAATCTTGCTGAATGTATTTCACTTCCTTTAGACTTAACCCTCCcaaaatgcaatattttgtaATAGTTGTAGCTTACTGGACAAATTTCCTTGTTAGTCACTCTAACGCCCTTACATAACTGGACTTGTCTCTTTACAGTGAAAAAGCTTACCATTGTGTAGGAGATGGGCTAGTTTGCAAAGATTTTCCAAAACACAACGGATTTCTGAGGAATGGCACCGCTACAATACTAttgtttccatttattttcactCAAATGTGGAACTGAACGCAAATTAATTCTGGCATTTTTAATATGTGTATCTGATCTGTATTTGATGcaacattaattcattaaataaaGTGGGTACAGATATAAGTGGGGTAAAAATGAAACTGATCTATAAAACAACTTACTAGCACTGATGTTCACTTTGAAAGCATGAAGTGCATATTTTGAGACATATTTAATCTACACCATATGCCATTAGATACAACAAATTCATTATATGCTCAACAATATCAGTGCCTCTGGTTTGCCAATACTTAAGAGGAACTGTGTAATAGAATGTAATAGAATTGAATTGTGTAATATAATGCTGAAAACTGGAAGTTGGGCCTGTTTCAAAGTTTGGTAACTTTCTTGTGAATCCATCATTAACAAGTGCAATTAAAAAGGAGTGAAAATCGGCTGAAAAGCTCATCAGGATCTATTCCATCTCCTTCATTTTCCCATAGGTATCTATATCTGCCCATGTTTTAATTGTTGGTTTTAATATTTATCTTATAATCCTAATTTATAATTAACAttactgtaattgtattttcagtttcagttcaaTCCAGGCATCACAAATAACACACTGAACTCCAGTTTttctaataatatattgttGCTCAATAGGTACTTTTTGCTTAGTATTTTTGTTTGAGTTTCAAACCTTgtaggaacaaaacaaaaattagcGTGTGATTAAGACTTCCAGAACTGGCCAGTGCATCTATACAGTGCTAAGATTTTAGTAGCTCTTGCTGTTTTCCAGTTGAATAATTAcactagtttttatttttactttaagaTTTACAGTATTACACTTTACATCAACACCTGTGTTACTGCAATAATGACAGTAACTTATTGGCAACTCTGCTATAGTAAGTTACTGTAACTTTTCCAGATTTGTTTACAGTGTACATTAATTTACCTGCATCAAATAATACACAATCAAATACAATCAGTTAAGTTTGAAAGAATTTCCAAAAATGGAACATGATGTTTTTGTAATACAACAAATCTATCAATAACATAGATATGTGGTACAACAGCTCAAAGGCGACATCTTATTACTTTTCTGTTTCAGGCTGGCAATAGAAAAAACACATTGGTAGCAAGCAATGGTTTTGTCATTTGGAACGTGAGGGTTTATTCATGatgtttgcatatatatatatatatatatatatatgtaacataTAGTGTACTGCTTTCTCATAAATACACAGAACCCACCTTGAAGCCAACATACATGCAATTCACTATCTGTAAgtaatcaatttcacaaacaaagccttcaaccatGCCTAGAAATGCTTGCCTATGTTGTCAAAATGAAACCTTGAATATGTTCCCTTAGATCCTGTtatcctatttgttttaactttgttttaacCATTTTCAGTCCTGTCTTTTCTGATTGTGACCAATATAATTATTGAATAGACAAATATGTCTGAAGTTATACAGTGATATAAAGTGATATAAAGTGCTATATAGTGATGTTGTAGATATTTGGAGTATATTTAGCTAATATAGAATTAGAAATATGAGAAATACGGATATAAATTATGAAGTTATGTATGTCTAGTTGTACACATGGAACACCACAACAACTGCAGACAGGTattaacttaaatatgaaacaacatgaagcTCTTTAGTTGTGTACGTATTAAACAAATGTACTGCATAATATATATACTATGTTTATGAAGCCAttagtaaaattatatatatatatatatatatatatatatatatatatatagtttacatatatatataaaataacagtaaAATTTAAAGTTCCCTTTCTAGCATGACATTACTATAATGCAAGATGTTTTCTAACTTTATCACATCAAATCATGttttttgaagactctgtagaAATCCacctgtaaaaaacaaacaaacaaatattggaGCTACTTCAGAAACAAGAGAGAGTGTAACACATTAGGTATGGCTACCTAACTATGACATGAAACAATGTTGCTCAGAAACATATATTCTATCTTATGTCAGGTAAATCCTATACTGtagttcaaataataataataataataataataataataataataataataataataataataataatagtgcatAAGTGCTATATAAGTACACTCCATCCATAACTGAAGCGCAGTGCCACTGATCTGTTGGCCAATGACAGAGCTCAGATTActaatttcttaaaaataagatttgcactttcaaaatAATGTCATTTCCGATGTATGATTCATTTTCAAGTTGGCTTAAATGAGTAACTATCACAGTCACGTAAGACGCATTGGTTAATTCACCCGTGgccatgtgtgtgtgaatacattattttagaaGCACAGCGACGCAGAGGAGTTGACCTTAATGTTTCAATTTGAATGCATATTTGATAACGGAAATGagtcatacaaatatttaaatggtaTAATTTGAGATTTCTGTTTGTGCATCTTCCTATAGCCTAACAGCCAAAATGTTTATGTCAAATGTCCCTGATTGGATCAGTTGCTCTTTTGGGGGTAATATTtacctgtttttctggagaCTCCTTTCAAGTCACATTTTCCTTTGGACAGGTTGCAGGTGTACAAGCCCAGGCAGCCGGCGCACTCTGCAGGGGCCCGGCAGGACCGGGACTGGATCCCGCTGCACCCGAACTGGCAGAGCGCAGGACACGTATTAATGCATTGCATATAGGTATACTACGGGTATCTCCGCTCAGGTGCATTCATTTATGTTTAATCCTAAAACTGAATAGCAGAAAGACTCGTTACTCTGTCTGTAGATTACAAATTTGCGCATCAGATCCAGGCATTGGGCGAGACCGTGCAGGTGCTAATAGAAAACATCCAAAGTGTAGTTACTCAGTGGTCGCttattttgatttgtattattactatactactactactactactattaataataataataataataataataataataatactaataataataatattaataataataatgcagggaCTTCTTCTATTCATCAATATAACAGTTATCATGTATTTGTAGTTTGATATTAGCGAATTTCAGAGTTTAGATGTAATTCAAGCTTTTGCAAAATTTTAAGCAAGAAACAATGGTCCAGGCTGTGggaaactactactactaccaccactaataataacactactactactactactactactactactactactactactactaataataataataataataataataatcttcatcatcatcatcatcatcatcaacatatATGGTGAATTATATTAGGCTGCTGAATGGGAATGAGAAAGGTAGAGTACATtctataaaataatcaaatattcGTGTATATTATAAGGACTTTATTGCTTCTTTTAAGAAGGAGCCAAACTCACAGTGTCGGAGTTAAATATGCCGTGCCCGGCGACTGCCGCCCCGCCTCTGTGTCTCAGTTTGCCGGAGGCTTTGCTCAGCCGGGGCTCCGAGGCGGCCGCCGGCGGTGACTCGTCCTGTCCCTCCAGGGCGCTGTCCGGCCGGGTCACCTGCCTGCTGCCCCGCCTCAGCAGCCCCGGCCCGGGCTGCTCTCTCCCGGGTGTCCCCCTCCTCGGCTTCACACCGGCGTCGGCGCAGCTCAGCATGTGTGCGCACAGCAGCAGGAGGAGCCCGTAGCGCTTCAGTGCGGTGCTGCACATCCTGGTCGTGTTCACAGGTGGGACAGGTATGCACTGCCAAGGATGCTGTGATCCAAGGATCTCAGGTTTTCCTCCCCAAGTAAACCCTTATAAAGCTTTCCCACACCCCACGTATGTCTGCTAATTAGCGCTAGGATCTCTTTGTTTACCCACATGTCCTCTGCACACCCGAACAGGTTTCTTTCCCACCCTTTGATCAAAGCCATGAACTGGCATGGAATATTTTAATCATGCATGTGTTTAAGATACTTGATTTGCCCACTAACTCATCTTCAATAGACAAACATTGATCATTAAGGATTTTACAGaggactgatttgttttttcaaataaaaacatacttaaccattaagaaaaaaatgcagatttttaaaaacagaacattATTACCACTGAATGTAATTCCCCAAATTGAAGACCAATCCCATGTTCATATTGTTTAATGGCTCTGTCTCACTATTGGGTAAGTAATGAAATGTCACCCCTGAAACGGCACTCTGTTGGGATTTAGACAGACCccatgtttttttgagagagtTACACTTTTAAGTGTTAAAAGTTGATATGACAGAATTGAACAGAAAAATAAGAGACACTTTGCATCTTTACTTTACATGAGGGAGAATAATCATTGGAAACTGCCATAGTTGTCCTTTAAGGTAGTTCTCCTGGTATTATTGAGACAGGTTGGCAAGTACCTGTCTGTGCATCATCAGCACTTTCTGAAAAGCATATGTGGCATAAAGAATATATAGACAAATAGGCTCCAATAATTTCAAGCAGAATGTTTGTTTACATTGAAATATGCATAAAAACTTCACAATTAGTATAAACCAAACATTTACTTGGCACA
This Amia ocellicauda isolate fAmiCal2 chromosome 15, fAmiCal2.hap1, whole genome shotgun sequence DNA region includes the following protein-coding sequences:
- the LOC136771886 gene encoding toll-like receptor 1, which gives rise to MEELSPRLSPCLLVVATLCSLALGVEGMSAERENADFEVCIIVAQQRKDLSFQNLTRIPPGLSGNIQYLDLSHNKITGLSSGDLAALYDLCILQFSYNSLEYISPEAFLNNTKIQVLNISYNSLKIIPDLALPHIRVLDISNNMYESYTLRNSFRNLRRLRSLTLGSPHARSIHVNDFAPLQDIYLKQLTLGDGSELQNYESGSFAQLKSVEELTLIMNFCKQLRIFQNILKDLGRVVIESLKLVKFLPEFCNISIDPLEGLKDVRLLSNITFVNTWINSSFMNNIVLNVYKSPVQVVAFLNITYTQDTLEGVWFNGSSGVNHTARLRSVIFNHVLHYQYNYPNIYLNVSLFSQMAYLKFSGTGMNISPCNLISAIPPLEVLDLSNNLLDDFGFWWPTCSYTHVFPALKHLSLSTNKFTNLAFISKKTKEMKLLETLDLSFNSINLGDECDWPSHLTALNLSNNNLGDSVFNYLSPHFRHLDLSKTGVTAINPEALLMLPNLTHLFLSSNSLRVLPPDQWAPRLEVLYVDQNNINVISQGSLKYLSALMQLQIGNNPFSCTCDLYWFVTAFDKTLLLDWPTGYTCSSPPDLAAKLLTDFHPERISCDMWLQSSVAIPVTFAIVVVFSLAFYCCDGAWYLKMLWVWIRVKRRSYRGAKRLGKATFHYHAFISYSQEDSAWVHSQLVTNLENEAFSLCIHERDFVPGDWIIDNIINSVECSYKTLFVLSQNFVRSEWCNYELFFAQHRAISVQQNSLVFILLEPIPTDSLPKKFLKLRTLLGKQTYLEWPKEERKQLLFWASLKSTLKTADKHIILKDVSKAIIDSCSLLVFNE